From Micromonospora rifamycinica, a single genomic window includes:
- a CDS encoding winged helix-turn-helix transcriptional regulator: protein MSEYHQFCGLARALDVIGDRWNLLIVRELLIADRRHHELRSALPGIATNLLSARLQHLADAGIVQRCDEAGRKAVRYRLTDLGQGLRGPVRELVRWGAAFMATGPAPDDTVRPQWLGLAIEALLPATGLPTGAAIGVHADGLDFTVRLTAGGPRVTAGRDNGADATVDGPTAAVLGLFSGALAPGSPAARAIEIRDPHGLLARVLATPADAAQP from the coding sequence ATGTCGGAGTACCACCAGTTCTGCGGCCTGGCGCGGGCACTCGACGTGATCGGCGACCGCTGGAACCTGCTGATCGTGCGCGAGCTGCTCATCGCCGACCGGCGTCACCACGAACTCCGGTCGGCCCTGCCGGGCATCGCCACGAACCTGCTCAGCGCCCGCCTCCAGCACCTCGCCGACGCCGGCATCGTGCAACGCTGCGACGAGGCGGGACGCAAGGCGGTCCGCTACCGCCTCACCGACCTCGGGCAGGGACTCCGCGGACCGGTACGCGAGCTGGTCCGCTGGGGGGCCGCCTTCATGGCCACCGGCCCCGCGCCCGACGACACGGTCCGACCGCAGTGGCTGGGCCTGGCCATCGAGGCGCTGCTCCCGGCGACCGGGCTACCCACCGGGGCCGCGATCGGCGTGCACGCGGACGGGCTCGACTTCACCGTCCGGCTGACGGCGGGCGGTCCCCGGGTCACCGCCGGCCGGGACAACGGGGCCGACGCCACCGTCGACGGACCCACCGCCGCCGTCCTCGGTCTCTTCTCCGGTGCGCTCGCCCCGGGGTCACCGGCCGCCCGCGCCATCGAGATCCGGGATCCGCACGGGCTGCTCGCCCGGGTTCTCGCCACCCCGGCCGACGCCGCGCAGCCGTAG